AGATAGGGGTCGATGTCGAGCAGCAGCTCGATGCCCTTCTGATGCGCGCGTTGCGCGAACAGATCGATGACTTCTTCCACCACCTGGCGGATGTCGAGGTCCTGCGCTTCGAGGCGCAGCTTGCCGGCTTCGATCTTCGAGAAGTCGAGGATGTCGTTGATGATGGCGAGCAGCGCGTCGGCCGAACTTTGGATCGTGGCCGCGAAGCGGCGCTGGCGTGGATCGAGCTTCGAATCGAGCAGCAGCTCGGTCATGCCCAACACGCCGTTCATAGGTGTGCGGATCTCGTGCGACATGCGCGCGAGGAACTCGCTCTTGGCCTTGCTGGCCGCTTCGGCAGTGCGGCACGCCTCGACGGAATCGTTCATCGCCTGGCGCAGCGTCTTGTTCGCCTCCGCGAGGCTCTTGGTGCGCTCGATGACCTGCGCCTCGAGGTATTCGTGCTGCTTGCCGAGCTCCTGCTCGCGGCTCTCGACCTGCTCGAGCATCACGTTGAAGCCGCGCATCAGGTGGCCGATTTCATCGTCGGAGGTCACCTGCGCACGCTTCGAATAGTCGCCACGCTCCGCTGCCTGCATGGTGTCTACCAGGTTCAGCAGTGGCGCCGCGATCTGCCGCTGCACGCGCCGCGCCAGTAGATAGGCCAGCGCGAAGGCGATGACCGAGCTGCCGAGCAGGATCGCCAGCTGCACGATGATGGCCTGCTGCAGCTCGGAGAGGTTGGCGCGCACGTAGAGATGGCCGATGACCTTGCCATCGTCCCGGATCGGGTAGACCAGATGCAGTGCCGTCAATCCGTCGAAGCGGTGCTGGTGATCGTTGCTCTCGATCGCCTCCTGCTGCCATTTCTGGATGGGCGTCAATTCTCCCGAGGCGCTCGGGATCAACATCGTCTTGCTACCCGCGTAGTGCATGAGCACGCGTTTCTGGCCATCGATGAGCAGCGCTTCTTCGACGTTGGGTTCGACTCGCAGCGCACTTACCAGCGCTTCGGCCTGGCCGAAGTCCTGGCTCTGGATGGCCGCGGTGCTGCGGCCCGCGATGACGCGCGCCACGGAGTGCAGGTGCTCATACGCCTCGCTATGGCTGAAGAAATACGAAGACACGCCCTGCGTGAGCGCAGCGATCAACAACGCAATGGAAGCCGTCAGCGCGCTGGCCGCGATGAGCTTCGTGCGTAACGGCAGGTGCGAAAAATCTAGCCTGTTCATTGACGGTACTAGTCCTGACGCCCGACCGAGAGCGTCCCAATGAGGCGTATCGGCTTGTTTGCGCTAACTCTTGATTGGCCTAAGGGGATTTGAGAGCTGGATCGCAACCCGCGAAATTGGGGATGACACCGATTGACAGGGAATATCGCAGCGCATTGGACACGCGCCTGCTAAGTGGTTGTTTTTGTGGGAATTGCTTGACAGCCGCAGGTGGCGCCGCGAGAATCGCGGCCCCCTCGATGAGGGGCCATTCTTTCTAAGATGGCCGGCGTGGAAAGGTAGCTCAGCCGGTTAGAGCACGGCACTCATAATGCCGGGGTCGAGGGTTCGATTCCCTCCCTTTCCACCAATCTTCAAGCGACGAAGTGCCCGCCACCCGGAGCGCCGATCCGGCTGTGGCATTCTGCTTCGATGACTACGCTTCGAACCCGCCGACGACGGTGGTGGCTCGGAGGAGCGATCGCCGCAGCGCTGGTCGCAAGCCTGGCCGTGGTGTTGCTGAAACCGATGCTCGAGCGCGCGATCGTTAAGCGGATCGAGTCCGCAGCCGTGCGTCAGGGAATGATCGCCCGAATCGGTTCGGTGCGCGTCGGTCTGTGGCCGTTCGTGCGCCTTGCGGGCGTCGATCTCGATCTTGGCCACGGAGCGCGACTGCACGCCGACATGATCGCAGCCACGTATCCCGGCCGCGTGCGACTCGCGGTTCGCGCTGCCAATCTTTCGGGCCCGGCGGGCTTGACGGTGAGCTCGGCAGCCTCTGCCTGGTATATGGCGGGCATTCGCGGTGAGCATCTCCAACTCACGTTGATCGAGCCACAGGCCGGCCTTTCGATTCGTCAGCTGAAAGATTCGGAAGGCAGCGGGTGGAACGTCGAGGCTCGCGGGCTCGACATCGGCCATCTGTTCGACGTGCGGCGCGAAGGCTCGCCGTTCCTCGATGGTGGCATCGCGGACGGCCGGGTGAATCTTCGGACGAGCGCCGACGCGATTCGTTTCAATGTGGACATCGGCGCGCGCGGTGCGCGCTTCGGGGCGCTGGCGGACAACGACGGCGGCGATCCACCGCTCGGCGATGCGACGGACGTGACCCTGCGACTCGACGGCGTCTGGCAGCGTGCCGAGGGCGCGATCGAAATCCCCGAGGTCCACGGGACATGGGCCGGTGCGGACCTGTCGGGGTCGATGACGTTGCGCGACGTGGATACCGATCCGAGTGTCGATCTCGTGCTCGGCGTGCGGCAGCTGGATTTCGGGCGACTGCTCGGCGCAGCCGGCCTGGCGGTGCCCGAAAGCTTAGGGTTAACGCCCGGCGGTAGCCGTGATCTTGGATCAGCCTCTATAGAAGTGGGTATACGCGGACGTTCGTCGGCGCCCGCCGATTTAGCAGTCCGCCAGAAGATCGACTTCAGCCCACCTGGCAAGATGCCACCGGCGATCTCGCGATTGCGCCGCGACTTCGTCTTTGCCGCAGGCGATGGACCGGGCCCGCACCGCCCCATCGATGTCTCGGCCTCATCCCCGGACTTCATCGCCCTGCGCGACGTTCCGCCGCTGTTCGTGCGCACCCTGCTGATCTCCGAAGACGCGGGCTTCTACGGGCACAGCGGCATCGACCTTCGCGAACTACCCTCCGCGCTGCTCACGAACTGGTCTCGCGGGGGCGCGGCGCGCGGCGCGTCGACCATCACCCAGCAGTTGGCCAAGAACCTGTTCCTCTCGCGTGACAAGGAGGTCGGACGCAAGCTGCAGGAACTGGCGATTACGTTTCTGCTCGAGTCGGCGCTCGGTAAGGATCGTATTCTCGAAATTTACCTGAACATCATCGAGTGGGGACCGGACCTGCGTGGCCTGCGGCCCGCGGCCCGCCACTATTTCGATTGCGAACCCCAGGCGCTGACGCCGGCCCAGATGGCCTTCCTGGTCGCGATCATCCCAGGGCCGATCAAATACCAGCGGTCGTTTGCGCGTGGCACGCCCGGTCCTGGTCTGCGTTTGTTGATCGACAACCTGCTGGCGAAGTTGCGGTCGGTGCAGGCGATCAGCGAGGAGGAATACAGGCAAGCGCTCAGCGAACCCATCGTCGTTGCCGGCGCGAGACAGCCCGGCTGATTCGGACGGGGCGGGTCAGGCCCGGGAAAAAAACACCTTAGCGGCGAAGGGGCCGGCAGCGCACTCGTGGCCAACAGAATCCGTGCGCGAATCACTATAGTCAGCGCCAGCCATGCGCTGTTCATTACGCAGCCGAAAACCATCGCTGATGTGATCGAAGAAGCCGCCCGCAACAGTGCGCTGTCAGGCAAGTCGCGCTAGTCCCGCGGCTGGCATCCCGACAATAGTTAGGGAGAACTATGTGCCTGCATTGCTCAATCGGCTCGACGAAGGGCGAGTCACGAACCAAAGACGGGCTCGAATACACCTCGGCGTGAACTGCCTTACCGGATAGCGTGGGGGCGCTTCCGCTCCAGACCGCGCGGGTCTACCACGTCACGCTGTCGGCACAGAAGTTGTTCGAGGCGAATGCGCCCGAGCAACTCGACGCCTACTACACGTTGCATCGATTCCCCAAGAACTGAGTGCGCCGATCCGTTGGCGCACCAGACAGCCGTGCGCTAATAACGCCAGGAGGTGAGATCCGCGCCGCGCGGCGCCGTCTTTTCGATACGGTCGAGAATCTTCGGCAGGTACTGCACGTTGTAATGGAGGCGCGACAGATGGTTGGGCAGGTTCGGGTCGCCGTTCCAGCAATGCTCGGCGCGGTCGCCGTACTTCACTTCGCCCTCGTAGGGTGGATTCGTCGTTGATATGAGAAAATCCTCGATGAGATACACGGCGTCGTTCAGGAAGTAGTTGTCGGCGCTGCCGACATAAATGTGCAGCTTGCCCCGCAACCGAGGGCCCAGGGTTTTCCAGTCCCGCTGCAGGATGGCGCTCAGGTCGTAGTGCTCCTTCCAGTAAGCGGCGGTCGTGCGATCGATCTCGCCGGTTTCCTTGTCGAGGATGGGTGCGGGGTAACCATCAGGGCCGACCGGGGAAAAGACGGCTTGCCATATATCGAACTGGCCACCTGAGCGCCCGCGTGAGCCGAGAGCGAGCTCATATTGATTGATCGCCTCGGCGCTGACGAGAGTGCGGCCGAGGTAGTCACGCAGGCCCGGTTGAGCGATTCGAGTGTGCGGACCTTCCTTGTAGAAGGCATTCCTGTCTTCGTAGATGTTGATGTGCGTGTAGGCGCGGAAGTCCACTGGATCGGGGCAGGCGATGAAGGCGCCGTTGTAGTGGTCGGGATAGAAGACTTGCGCGGCGAATGCGGCCCAACCGCCCGTGGAACCGCCATACGTGAAGCGAGCCCATCCTTGGCCGATGCCACGAAAGTGTTTTTCAATCGCCGGTATGAGCTCGGTTTCGAGCGCATCGCCATAGGGCCCGAGATTCGCGGAGTTTACGGAGTACGAATCATCGTAGTAGGG
This sequence is a window from Pseudomonadota bacterium. Protein-coding genes within it:
- a CDS encoding transglycosylase domain-containing protein; protein product: MTTLRTRRRRWWLGGAIAAALVASLAVVLLKPMLERAIVKRIESAAVRQGMIARIGSVRVGLWPFVRLAGVDLDLGHGARLHADMIAATYPGRVRLAVRAANLSGPAGLTVSSAASAWYMAGIRGEHLQLTLIEPQAGLSIRQLKDSEGSGWNVEARGLDIGHLFDVRREGSPFLDGGIADGRVNLRTSADAIRFNVDIGARGARFGALADNDGGDPPLGDATDVTLRLDGVWQRAEGAIEIPEVHGTWAGADLSGSMTLRDVDTDPSVDLVLGVRQLDFGRLLGAAGLAVPESLGLTPGGSRDLGSASIEVGIRGRSSAPADLAVRQKIDFSPPGKMPPAISRLRRDFVFAAGDGPGPHRPIDVSASSPDFIALRDVPPLFVRTLLISEDAGFYGHSGIDLRELPSALLTNWSRGGAARGASTITQQLAKNLFLSRDKEVGRKLQELAITFLLESALGKDRILEIYLNIIEWGPDLRGLRPAARHYFDCEPQALTPAQMAFLVAIIPGPIKYQRSFARGTPGPGLRLLIDNLLAKLRSVQAISEEEYRQALSEPIVVAGARQPG